A window of Cohnella herbarum contains these coding sequences:
- a CDS encoding sensor histidine kinase, with protein MFKHFHLQTQLFALYSCIILGIVVLAFSLLNDYFSKTFEQRAVENMEQLTLKTSDQVDSLLKGMDGLALQIATNPVTQDVFVKRAKSDPVTGNYFLNHLIKEREVKDLLASINGPQMSVMRMSLFNDKEDYVEFGSKMDNPSSIVQRLASGEFQQWYADSIEKSGPIVIPPHSDYWSESEERVISVVRGIRDIVYFETNGFVEVQQPYSKLQALLQLDKTPDVQVYLLSREGTLLGDPDERLSRIYQQEMNLASGNLRHFYNPVHDRYELASFHRSAFSGWTLALVQDERTLFAPLRTLRQTLLISSIAVLSVTMALIFFITRRLTKPLKQLTRSLRKVNMSNLSIDIRNDHNQNDIHLLNKAFGQMFDRLKNSMDLVIQSQAQEFKAQQKALQSQMNPHFLYNTLSVISAVGDEAGVYKVMEMCHKLSNMLRYTTSFDDRDVTIRQEWKHAQDYLELMKERYEHQFVYEMAADESGLDIPIPKLILQPLIENCFQHGFKQTQPPWRIEVTAGVNGNRWYITVGDNGTGFDSIQLDSIMAKWRRLEDGNAVEINQLKLGGLGLYNTVVRLYMQFGHRMIFQVEPNSPSGTKITIGGDMTNDTGYGR; from the coding sequence ATGTTCAAGCATTTTCATCTGCAGACTCAATTATTCGCGCTGTACTCCTGCATTATATTAGGGATCGTCGTCCTGGCCTTTTCCCTCTTGAACGATTATTTCAGCAAGACGTTCGAACAACGCGCGGTCGAAAATATGGAGCAATTGACGCTCAAAACGTCCGATCAGGTCGATAGTTTGTTGAAGGGAATGGACGGATTGGCGTTACAGATCGCAACGAATCCGGTTACTCAAGACGTTTTCGTTAAACGCGCGAAATCCGATCCGGTAACCGGCAACTATTTTCTGAATCACTTGATCAAGGAACGGGAGGTCAAGGATTTACTCGCCTCTATTAACGGACCGCAAATGTCCGTCATGAGAATGAGCCTGTTCAACGATAAGGAAGACTATGTCGAATTCGGAAGCAAAATGGACAACCCTTCGTCCATCGTTCAACGGTTAGCCTCCGGCGAATTTCAACAATGGTATGCGGACTCTATAGAGAAGAGCGGCCCGATCGTTATTCCGCCCCATTCCGATTATTGGTCCGAGTCGGAGGAACGCGTAATTTCGGTCGTTCGCGGCATCCGGGACATCGTTTACTTCGAGACGAACGGATTCGTCGAAGTCCAACAGCCCTACAGCAAGCTGCAAGCACTCTTGCAGCTCGACAAGACGCCGGATGTACAAGTCTACTTATTGTCCCGGGAAGGAACGCTATTGGGAGATCCGGACGAAAGACTGTCTCGAATCTATCAACAAGAGATGAATCTCGCATCCGGCAATCTCAGACACTTCTACAATCCCGTTCACGATCGATACGAATTGGCAAGCTTCCACCGCTCCGCTTTTTCCGGGTGGACGTTGGCGCTTGTTCAGGATGAACGCACGTTGTTCGCGCCTCTTCGAACGCTTAGGCAAACGTTGTTGATCTCCAGCATAGCCGTGCTGTCGGTCACGATGGCGCTCATCTTCTTCATTACCCGAAGACTGACCAAACCGCTGAAACAGCTCACGCGATCGTTGAGAAAAGTCAATATGAGCAACTTGTCCATCGATATTCGCAACGATCATAATCAGAACGACATCCATCTGCTTAATAAAGCGTTCGGACAGATGTTCGATCGGCTCAAAAATTCAATGGATCTCGTCATTCAATCGCAGGCACAGGAATTCAAAGCGCAGCAGAAAGCATTGCAGTCGCAGATGAATCCTCATTTTCTGTATAATACGCTGTCCGTCATTAGCGCGGTCGGCGATGAAGCCGGCGTGTACAAAGTGATGGAGATGTGCCATAAATTGTCCAATATGCTTAGATATACGACCTCTTTCGATGATAGGGACGTAACGATTCGGCAAGAATGGAAACATGCTCAAGACTACCTCGAACTGATGAAAGAAAGATATGAGCATCAATTCGTATACGAGATGGCCGCGGATGAGAGCGGGTTGGACATCCCCATCCCTAAGCTCATCTTACAACCTCTGATCGAGAATTGCTTCCAGCATGGCTTTAAACAAACGCAACCGCCATGGCGCATCGAGGTGACGGCCGGAGTGAACGGCAATCGCTGGTACATTACGGTCGGCGATAACGGCACGGGATTCGACTCCATCCAATTGGACTCGATCATGGCGAAATGGCGGCGCTTGGAGGACGGCAATGCCGTCGAGATCAACCAGCTTAAATTAGGAGGGTTAGGGCTATACAATACCGTTGTCCGCCTGTATATGCAATTCGGCCATCGGATGATATTTCAAGTTGAACCTAACTCGCCTAGCGGCACCAAAATTACGATCGGAGGAGACATGACCAATGATACGGGTTATGGTCGTTGA
- a CDS encoding ABC transporter substrate-binding protein, whose amino-acid sequence MKSKMLLSVLAASMVLLTACGSNSNEPANSPASSSTGSPATSEASQPPEEKKAVTVSMMTAQGKYKEQYKLWVDKLKAEENITLDIQVVPDDQYETLIKTKIATDEVPDIFMHNASVGEYQIVKADTKMVDLSNEPWVSRLANPEIIKSADGKIYALPQESSSFYAALYYNKKVFADLGLQEPATYADFLNILETVKTKGNGITPIFMSNKDTWTTQIFVTAAFPQALAEKGQETWGNLLTNKVKWADIPEFKQALTDYQDLFRKGYVNKDHVTATFDNAKEALASGKAAMMLNGEWTVGDLLSKNQMKPEDIGAFPIPYMDKQLMATGAYVQGFFIPKAAKNVEDAKRVLNLISQPAYMDLVFAAHPGSPGFTDVNGGEVHPAVKGLFDNYIATNKYVSQLNDPMGIAGPIFGDLWKLYVDMAVDGGKTPDEVVAAWDKIYTDFMKQKEQPGF is encoded by the coding sequence ATGAAAAGCAAAATGCTATTATCCGTGTTAGCCGCTTCGATGGTTTTGTTAACCGCTTGCGGATCGAATTCTAACGAACCGGCAAACTCGCCGGCTAGCTCTTCAACAGGTTCGCCGGCAACGAGCGAAGCAAGCCAACCGCCGGAAGAGAAGAAAGCGGTTACCGTCTCCATGATGACGGCCCAAGGAAAGTATAAGGAACAGTACAAGTTATGGGTGGACAAGCTGAAAGCCGAGGAAAACATAACGCTGGATATTCAAGTCGTACCGGACGATCAATACGAGACGCTTATTAAAACGAAGATCGCCACGGACGAAGTGCCGGATATTTTCATGCATAACGCATCCGTCGGAGAATACCAAATCGTGAAAGCCGATACCAAAATGGTCGACTTGAGCAACGAGCCATGGGTATCCCGCCTTGCTAATCCGGAGATCATCAAGTCCGCGGACGGCAAAATATACGCCCTTCCTCAAGAATCGTCCAGCTTCTACGCGGCTCTCTACTATAACAAGAAAGTGTTCGCGGACCTAGGTCTGCAAGAGCCCGCAACGTATGCCGATTTCCTCAATATTCTTGAGACGGTCAAAACAAAAGGAAACGGCATCACGCCGATTTTCATGTCCAACAAGGATACGTGGACAACGCAGATTTTCGTCACGGCCGCATTCCCGCAAGCTCTTGCCGAGAAGGGCCAAGAAACATGGGGCAACTTGTTAACGAACAAGGTCAAGTGGGCCGATATCCCCGAATTCAAACAAGCGCTTACGGATTATCAAGACCTGTTCCGCAAGGGTTACGTGAACAAGGATCACGTAACGGCAACGTTCGATAACGCCAAAGAAGCTCTCGCGTCCGGCAAAGCAGCGATGATGCTAAACGGCGAGTGGACCGTCGGAGATTTGCTCAGCAAAAACCAAATGAAGCCGGAAGACATCGGGGCGTTCCCGATTCCTTACATGGACAAGCAGCTTATGGCGACGGGAGCCTACGTTCAAGGCTTCTTCATTCCGAAAGCAGCGAAGAACGTCGAAGACGCCAAGAGGGTATTGAACCTGATTTCCCAACCGGCTTACATGGATCTCGTATTCGCGGCGCATCCCGGATCTCCCGGATTTACCGACGTGAACGGCGGAGAAGTTCATCCTGCGGTTAAAGGTTTGTTCGATAACTACATCGCGACTAACAAATACGTTTCTCAACTGAATGACCCTATGGGCATCGCGGGTCCGATCTTCGGAGACTTGTGGAAGCTGTACGTAGACATGGCGGTAGACGGCGGTAAAACGCCGGATGAAGTCGTAGCGGCATGGGACAAAATTTACACCGACTTTATGAAGCAGAAGGAACAGCCTGGATTCTAA
- a CDS encoding carbohydrate ABC transporter permease: protein MKSKKVDFYPKSFIVPAIAIYGVFFILPTLVGFGFSFTNWNSDNLTNWFAIKYNGIDNFKYLFENENFNLALYNTVFFALVTTFLKTVIGLLLALGLNQPLATKSLLRGVFYVPNIISIIVIGLLFSSIFSMTGMFNQLLESIGLSRLAETNWLGDPDTAFGTVIAMEVWKASGFSMIIFLAGLQGIPRELYEAATIDGADGLKKFRNITLPMLAPAFTIAITIALISGFKVFDQVYVLTNGHSDTEVINTFIFRAFSAEQYGRASAMNMILFLCIAIVNLLVITFLRKKEVEL from the coding sequence GTGAAAAGCAAAAAAGTCGATTTTTATCCGAAATCGTTTATTGTTCCTGCGATTGCAATCTACGGAGTGTTTTTTATTTTACCGACCCTTGTCGGATTCGGTTTTTCGTTCACCAACTGGAACTCGGACAACTTAACGAATTGGTTTGCCATTAAATATAACGGGATCGATAATTTCAAGTATTTATTCGAAAATGAAAACTTTAATCTGGCTTTATATAACACGGTATTTTTCGCGCTGGTCACGACGTTTCTCAAAACGGTGATCGGGCTTCTGCTCGCGCTGGGGCTAAATCAACCTCTGGCAACCAAAAGTTTGTTGCGCGGCGTATTTTACGTACCGAACATTATTAGTATTATCGTTATCGGCCTATTGTTCAGCTCCATCTTTAGTATGACCGGGATGTTTAACCAGTTGCTGGAGTCCATCGGACTTTCGCGCCTTGCGGAGACGAACTGGCTAGGCGATCCGGATACCGCGTTCGGAACCGTAATCGCCATGGAAGTATGGAAAGCGTCGGGATTCAGCATGATCATTTTCCTTGCCGGACTGCAAGGTATCCCTAGAGAATTGTACGAAGCGGCGACGATCGACGGAGCGGACGGCTTGAAGAAATTCCGCAACATTACGCTGCCGATGCTTGCTCCCGCTTTTACTATAGCTATCACCATTGCATTGATCTCCGGCTTTAAAGTATTCGATCAGGTTTATGTTCTGACTAACGGGCATTCCGATACGGAAGTCATCAATACGTTTATTTTCAGGGCATTCTCCGCCGAACAATACGGCCGGGCAAGCGCGATGAACATGATTCTCTTCCTGTGTATCGCCATCGTTAATCTCTTAGTCATTACGTTCCTTAGGAAGAAAGAGGTCGAGTTATGA
- a CDS encoding carbohydrate ABC transporter permease — MIAGKRGRIILLEVAMVIISLIVIIPLLVMLLGSFKTAHEASYFNLKLPSEWHFDNYKKVFEDGKLDIALMNSTIITVMSSCITVISSALAAFTISRKKGKAYNVLFALFSLGMIAPFMVVPTISLLKLLDLSGTYSGVILVSIATSVPWSVMIFTGFIKGVPREMDEAAIIDGCGPYKMFFKVILPLLQPVLVTNLLIITVGVWNEFMIPLYLFNSASQTTMPLTVYNFFGQYANQWNLVFADLVMTALPVTLLYILFQRYIVAGLTSGAVKG; from the coding sequence ATGATCGCGGGCAAGCGAGGCCGAATCATATTGTTGGAAGTTGCGATGGTTATCATCAGCCTCATCGTCATCATTCCTTTGCTCGTTATGCTGCTGGGTTCCTTCAAAACGGCGCATGAAGCGTCCTATTTTAACTTGAAGCTTCCGAGCGAATGGCATTTCGACAACTACAAGAAGGTGTTCGAGGACGGGAAACTGGATATCGCGCTCATGAATAGCACGATCATTACGGTGATGAGCTCTTGCATTACGGTAATCTCTTCAGCTCTAGCGGCCTTCACGATCTCCAGAAAAAAAGGCAAAGCGTACAATGTTTTATTCGCCTTGTTTTCATTGGGCATGATCGCTCCGTTCATGGTTGTGCCTACGATCTCGTTGCTGAAGCTGCTGGATCTCAGCGGTACTTATTCCGGCGTCATTCTCGTCTCTATCGCAACAAGCGTGCCTTGGAGCGTCATGATCTTCACCGGATTTATTAAGGGCGTACCGCGCGAGATGGACGAGGCGGCAATCATCGACGGCTGCGGTCCATACAAGATGTTCTTCAAAGTGATCTTGCCTTTGCTGCAGCCCGTGCTTGTCACGAATCTGCTCATCATAACGGTCGGGGTATGGAATGAATTCATGATCCCCCTTTACCTGTTTAATTCGGCAAGCCAAACGACGATGCCGTTAACGGTATATAATTTCTTCGGGCAATACGCCAACCAGTGGAACCTCGTGTTCGCCGATCTAGTCATGACGGCTCTGCCTGTTACGCTTCTGTATATCTTATTTCAGCGTTATATCGTCGCGGGTTTGACGAGCGGCGCGGTTAAAGGCTAA
- a CDS encoding Gfo/Idh/MocA family protein: MKPITAILIGAGGRGAIAYAPYAERYPHQIRFVAVAEPDDNKRNRFAQRYDLDENQVFRTWEHILEQSKLADIAIICTQDRMHAEPAKIALAKGYHVLLEKPMSPEPKECIEMEQAAKEHGRLLTVCHVLRYTPFWQTLKRIVQSGDIGDIASVQLNENVGFYHYAHSFVRGNWRDSEQSSPMILAKSSHDMDILAYLIDQPCVRVSSFGSLTHFNEAHAPAGSTNRCLDGCAVESTCAYSAPRFYLGEEDLWARLITTDPSREGIIKALADGPYGRCVYKSDNNVVDHQVVNLEFANGATATFSMCGFTHDTSRSIQVMGTKGEIRGYMENNEMTVYRFATKEKQHISVNVPANGYVGHGGGDDELMRSFISEVRNFSGLESRTGATVSVMSHMMAFAAEHSRLNHGMSVELKDYYELVAR; the protein is encoded by the coding sequence GTGAAACCCATCACTGCCATATTAATAGGCGCCGGAGGAAGGGGAGCGATCGCTTATGCCCCGTATGCGGAACGCTATCCTCATCAAATCCGATTCGTTGCGGTAGCGGAGCCCGATGACAATAAGAGGAACCGTTTTGCGCAGAGGTACGATCTGGACGAGAACCAGGTTTTCCGCACTTGGGAGCACATTCTGGAACAGTCGAAGTTAGCCGATATCGCGATCATCTGCACTCAGGATCGAATGCACGCGGAACCGGCCAAGATCGCCTTGGCCAAAGGCTACCACGTGTTGCTCGAGAAGCCGATGTCGCCCGAACCGAAAGAATGCATCGAGATGGAGCAGGCGGCCAAGGAACACGGTCGATTGCTTACGGTATGCCACGTGTTGCGGTACACTCCCTTTTGGCAAACGTTGAAACGAATCGTTCAGTCGGGGGATATCGGCGATATCGCTTCCGTTCAACTCAACGAGAACGTAGGCTTCTATCATTACGCGCATAGCTTTGTCAGAGGAAACTGGAGAGATTCCGAGCAATCGAGCCCGATGATTCTGGCGAAATCGTCTCATGATATGGATATTCTGGCCTATCTGATCGATCAGCCTTGCGTTAGGGTTAGCTCGTTCGGCAGCCTTACTCATTTTAATGAAGCTCACGCGCCTGCCGGATCTACGAATCGTTGCTTGGACGGATGCGCGGTGGAGTCGACATGCGCCTATTCCGCGCCTAGATTTTACTTGGGAGAAGAGGACCTCTGGGCACGGCTGATCACGACCGATCCTTCGAGGGAGGGCATTATCAAGGCCCTCGCGGATGGACCCTATGGACGATGCGTATACAAGAGCGATAATAATGTCGTGGATCATCAGGTGGTGAATCTGGAATTCGCCAACGGAGCGACGGCCACGTTCAGCATGTGCGGATTTACGCACGATACGTCCAGATCCATTCAAGTGATGGGCACGAAGGGCGAAATCAGAGGGTACATGGAAAATAACGAAATGACCGTCTATCGCTTCGCCACCAAAGAAAAGCAGCATATTAGCGTAAATGTTCCCGCCAACGGTTACGTAGGACACGGCGGCGGGGACGACGAGCTTATGCGCAGCTTTATTTCCGAAGTCCGTAACTTTAGCGGGCTGGAAAGCCGCACGGGCGCAACGGTCTCCGTCATGAGCCACATGATGGCGTTCGCCGCGGAGCATTCCCGATTAAATCACGGGATGTCCGTGGAGCTGAAGGATTATTATGAGTTAGTGGCGAGGTAG
- a CDS encoding stalk domain-containing protein, whose amino-acid sequence MTRKKWPVIAALWLCLSVALATSAYAEETIQPANRETILKLGDPIAWINGKKVILQAPPMTLNNFTLVPLRIISDGMGAKLKREKKSNRITIVYEGVTLELAAGQIHSIVNGQPVELDQPVVVVNGTTMIPLRFIVNQMNLDLKYDARSKEIRISPKSKEAEKSHEEEKSGDKEEIEEVTAEVRQRLEKLTVDNLTAISLNLKSLDKIGLHSYGNSSIAAAKDNQVFILDRDPNKGYLVKKYDPNSADKVTVLTSIDQKFNFEYSVKGKYNVNFIYAEFVPKKLIYHDATDTLYLLGESSSMAPDKLRMAVFAITPEVKMVSYQLEKSGFFKLEDNFYSTLDGGTFYLGDPYNQTIYSAEKGQPLELLGSSPTAEKTQLIPMVKEGVLYVYDRKGGKILKWTCKRLEENAKVGINADSILYSTASFGYFYLLDDRKTVYRIKPNGEAEAYADLGKVEINPGVFGVPETKKWLNYGGETLKLDRYNLQMSVDDNGNIFLLDDGILKRVNVYKSNLETK is encoded by the coding sequence TTGACGAGAAAGAAGTGGCCGGTAATCGCGGCGCTTTGGCTATGTCTTTCCGTAGCGTTAGCGACTTCGGCTTACGCTGAGGAGACGATTCAGCCTGCCAACAGGGAAACAATATTAAAGCTGGGCGATCCGATCGCGTGGATTAACGGAAAGAAAGTCATTCTGCAAGCACCGCCCATGACTCTCAACAATTTTACCCTCGTGCCTTTGCGGATCATAAGCGATGGGATGGGCGCGAAGTTGAAGCGTGAGAAAAAGTCGAATAGAATCACCATTGTTTATGAAGGAGTAACGCTAGAACTTGCCGCTGGACAGATACATTCGATCGTAAACGGTCAGCCCGTCGAGCTAGATCAGCCTGTCGTTGTCGTTAACGGTACGACGATGATTCCATTGCGTTTTATCGTTAACCAGATGAATCTTGACCTCAAGTATGATGCAAGATCGAAAGAAATCCGGATTTCACCGAAAAGCAAAGAAGCTGAAAAGTCGCATGAGGAGGAAAAATCGGGAGACAAAGAGGAAATAGAAGAGGTAACTGCAGAAGTTAGACAACGCTTAGAGAAGCTGACGGTAGATAATTTAACCGCAATCTCTCTTAACTTGAAAAGCCTTGATAAGATCGGGCTGCATTCCTATGGAAACTCAAGCATAGCAGCCGCCAAAGATAATCAAGTCTTCATTCTGGATAGGGATCCGAACAAAGGCTATTTGGTCAAGAAATACGATCCCAATTCAGCCGATAAAGTCACTGTCTTGACTTCTATCGACCAGAAGTTTAACTTCGAATATTCCGTGAAAGGCAAATACAATGTAAATTTTATTTACGCAGAGTTCGTTCCGAAGAAACTCATATATCATGATGCCACGGATACGTTGTATTTACTTGGGGAAAGCTCATCGATGGCTCCGGACAAGCTGCGGATGGCGGTCTTTGCCATTACGCCCGAAGTGAAAATGGTTTCCTACCAGTTGGAGAAGTCGGGTTTTTTCAAGTTAGAGGACAACTTCTACTCTACTTTGGACGGCGGGACTTTCTACTTAGGCGATCCCTATAATCAAACGATCTATTCGGCGGAAAAGGGCCAACCCCTTGAGTTGCTCGGAAGCTCCCCGACAGCGGAAAAAACCCAGTTAATCCCGATGGTAAAAGAGGGGGTTTTATACGTTTACGATAGAAAGGGAGGCAAGATTCTCAAATGGACGTGCAAAAGGTTGGAAGAGAACGCGAAGGTCGGAATTAATGCGGACTCCATCTTGTACTCCACGGCGTCCTTTGGGTATTTTTACTTGTTAGACGATCGCAAAACCGTATATCGTATCAAGCCCAATGGCGAAGCGGAAGCTTATGCCGACCTTGGAAAAGTTGAAATTAATCCTGGAGTATTCGGCGTTCCCGAGACGAAAAAATGGCTGAATTACGGCGGTGAGACGCTAAAGCTGGATCGCTATAATTTGCAGATGTCAGTGGACGATAACGGGAATATATTTTTACTCGATGATGGGATTCTGAAACGGGTGAACGTGTATAAAAGTAATCTTGAAACAAAGTAA
- a CDS encoding ribonuclease H-like YkuK family protein: protein MKRRKYAYIHESLFRNVTDNHMSMDDVFDRIRGFMRSDPRARYQLIIGTDAQVHSGHTKFVTSVVIYRPGRGAWFCYRKVVIPREIRSIQEKLTLETTFSQEIAMINDDAKRASLEDIILPYVYQGAELQLFIDIDAGTDAKRNKTSIFVADMVGRVEAMGMSARVKPDAIGASAVSNRFTKTPYRGFASATGTSSSH, encoded by the coding sequence ATGAAAAGACGAAAGTACGCATATATCCACGAAAGCCTCTTCCGGAACGTCACGGATAATCATATGAGCATGGACGACGTGTTTGATCGAATTCGCGGCTTCATGCGGAGCGATCCGCGAGCCCGGTACCAGCTGATCATCGGAACGGATGCCCAGGTTCATTCCGGGCACACGAAATTCGTTACTTCCGTCGTGATTTATCGACCCGGTCGAGGCGCTTGGTTCTGCTACCGAAAGGTCGTTATCCCTCGGGAAATCCGCTCGATTCAAGAGAAGCTGACATTGGAGACAACCTTCAGTCAGGAGATCGCGATGATCAACGACGATGCCAAACGCGCTTCACTGGAGGATATCATCCTTCCTTACGTTTATCAGGGGGCCGAGCTGCAATTGTTTATCGATATCGATGCGGGCACCGACGCCAAGCGCAACAAGACGTCGATATTCGTAGCCGATATGGTCGGAAGGGTGGAAGCGATGGGGATGTCGGCAAGGGTAAAACCTGATGCGATCGGAGCATCCGCGGTCTCGAACCGTTTTACGAAGACGCCTTATCGAGGTTTTGCGTCGGCGACCGGAACTTCTTCGTCCCATTAA
- a CDS encoding nucleotidyltransferase domain-containing protein — MSDSILKSILNELNKIEQTEDVRILYACESGSRAWGFPSQDSDYDVRFIYVRKPEWYLSIFDRRDVIERPISDLLDVNGWDLRKALNLFRKSNPPLLEWLQSPIEYMEQYGVIDRIRGVSSRTFSPKSCMYHYLHMARGNYRTYLQGERVRLKKYFYVLRPVLACEWIERYDTMPPISFDELLDRMIPDGSELKLVVLDLFRRKRAGEELDDEPRIDTINDYLEERLAHFEAAAASLEGAEGRLDSHLDSLFRSALHEAWSVKH, encoded by the coding sequence ATGTCCGATAGTATCCTGAAATCCATCCTTAACGAATTGAACAAGATCGAGCAAACGGAAGACGTGCGTATCCTATACGCTTGCGAATCAGGAAGCCGGGCGTGGGGGTTCCCTTCGCAAGACAGCGACTACGACGTCCGCTTCATCTACGTTCGCAAGCCGGAATGGTACTTATCCATATTCGACCGGAGGGACGTCATTGAACGGCCCATCAGCGACCTGCTCGACGTTAACGGCTGGGACTTGAGAAAAGCGCTGAATCTGTTCCGCAAGTCGAATCCGCCGCTGCTTGAATGGCTTCAATCTCCGATCGAGTATATGGAGCAATACGGAGTGATCGACCGGATCCGCGGCGTCTCGTCCCGTACCTTCTCACCCAAATCTTGTATGTACCATTATCTTCACATGGCCAGAGGGAATTACAGAACCTATTTGCAAGGGGAGCGTGTCAGACTCAAGAAATACTTCTACGTACTTCGTCCCGTTCTCGCATGCGAATGGATCGAGAGATATGATACTATGCCTCCGATTTCGTTCGATGAGTTGCTGGATAGAATGATCCCCGATGGCAGCGAGTTGAAGCTAGTCGTGCTTGATCTGTTTCGGCGGAAAAGAGCGGGGGAGGAGCTCGACGACGAGCCGAGAATAGATACGATCAACGACTATTTGGAAGAAAGACTGGCTCATTTTGAGGCCGCGGCCGCTTCCCTGGAGGGAGCGGAAGGCCGGCTGGATAGCCATCTGGATTCCTTATTCCGCTCCGCATTGCATGAAGCATGGAGCGTGAAGCATTAA
- a CDS encoding slipin family protein, with product MKTIIRADERGLLFKDGNYMKYLKPGTYRFWPFSDYQAITVNVNKPFSVPDRDLNLFLQDEQLLNDLAIVDVQDYEYVLHFEDGKITRLLPTGKYAFWKGWKTHEFIRVDARNPEIPAEVDVSVLTRLNSVYLQSYEVTSHEKGLLFIDNTYRKTLVPGKYYFWKGPVSAVVKTVDTRQLQLDMTGQEMMTEDKVTLRLNFVCQYRITDPLKALEIKSFEDQIYVLLQLVLREYVGTMKLDELLRTKQEIGAYVLSKLNGKGEELGVSFQSAGVKDIILPGDVKEILNTVLIAEKQAQANLITRREETASTRSLLNTAKLLDENETLYRLKELEFMEKICDKIGSISLSNGGNMLEQLNALISTKGKT from the coding sequence ATGAAAACGATTATACGAGCCGACGAACGGGGACTCCTGTTCAAAGACGGCAACTACATGAAATATTTGAAACCCGGTACCTACCGGTTCTGGCCTTTTTCCGATTATCAAGCGATAACGGTCAACGTGAACAAACCTTTTTCCGTCCCGGATCGGGATCTGAACCTGTTCTTGCAGGATGAGCAACTCTTGAACGATCTTGCGATCGTGGACGTTCAAGATTACGAGTATGTGCTTCACTTCGAAGATGGCAAGATTACCCGCCTGCTGCCTACCGGCAAGTACGCGTTCTGGAAAGGTTGGAAGACTCACGAGTTCATCCGGGTAGATGCCCGCAATCCGGAAATTCCGGCCGAGGTGGACGTATCCGTGTTGACGCGCCTGAATAGCGTATACTTGCAATCCTATGAGGTAACGAGCCATGAGAAAGGATTGCTGTTCATAGACAACACGTATCGGAAAACGCTCGTTCCGGGAAAATATTACTTCTGGAAGGGGCCCGTCTCCGCGGTCGTGAAGACGGTGGATACGAGGCAGCTTCAGCTGGATATGACAGGACAGGAAATGATGACGGAAGACAAAGTTACGCTACGGTTAAACTTCGTTTGCCAATACCGCATAACGGATCCGCTGAAAGCGCTGGAGATCAAGTCCTTCGAGGATCAGATCTACGTCCTGCTGCAGCTCGTTCTGCGCGAGTACGTAGGAACGATGAAACTGGATGAACTGCTTCGGACGAAGCAGGAGATCGGAGCTTACGTGCTCTCCAAGCTGAACGGCAAGGGCGAGGAGCTCGGCGTAAGCTTCCAATCCGCAGGAGTCAAGGATATTATCCTGCCGGGAGACGTGAAGGAAATTCTGAACACGGTTCTAATCGCGGAGAAGCAAGCGCAGGCCAACCTGATCACGCGCCGTGAAGAAACGGCATCTACCCGTAGCCTGTTGAACACGGCCAAGCTGCTCGACGAAAACGAGACGCTGTACCGTCTGAAGGAGTTGGAATTCATGGAGAAGATCTGCGACAAGATCGGAAGCATCTCTCTATCTAACGGCGGTAACATGCTGGAGCAACTGAATGCCCTTATCTCGACAAAAGGAAAAACTTAG